A single genomic interval of Lucilia cuprina isolate Lc7/37 chromosome 2, ASM2204524v1, whole genome shotgun sequence harbors:
- the LOC111676865 gene encoding putative leucine-rich repeat-containing protein DDB_G0290503, whose amino-acid sequence MPEAHVVIPPLQIPSENSSEMENSSTSAEVTDRSTNSHNDDRQLEISNKKCSMESQSKNKLRKSYVRRFQKKTQLRPLGFQQKATSVLQPKSNIPRRLALTPSSSKSSLTTNDSLPSPLIPIVKTPRAEIQLETKVSSRSCLVRQKSGIIFAFRQRKSISQMDFRHVQRQMNNISISTSPKHLSKDSVGNSKALLPADTSGENMTVSYPKNSFVHKLYNQDNFYLTRPGRDPQMAGMRIFATIMLNAWRKRRDEVKHLMEEVADLKRSSIKAKNQLHVFNTLFRVEQKRNDELNCQLKRSLDDINLTKSSCESLTTSLISLKADKALLEQQLQIKEQEFESLNTLLTQTKSDLYKSMTIQRELQASLSMEQRKIQTLENQKNELINEICELNSEALQKEEGLRSEIQEKSNEFSKLKNKLNEAQEQFKILKKTKDQELSEGKNREDRLKQDLETLENELKIMQTCLEATFGNRLKSCWNQSVTYQKITLQMLHWLAYYLLPATPPPKVTALPLGLSFDKALSIVKR is encoded by the exons atgccGGAAGCACATGTAGTAATACCACCACTTCAAATTCCTTCGGAGAATTCCAGTGAAATGGAAAACTCATCAACATCCGCTGAAGTTACCGATCGATCTACCAACAGCCACAACGATGATCGTCAACTGGAAATTAGCAATAAGAAATGCTCTATGGAATCTCAAAGCAAGAATAAATTGCGAAAGTCTTATGTAAGaagatttcaaaagaaaacacaaTTGAGACCTTTAGG ctttcagCAGAAAGCAACAAGCGTATTGCAGCCGAAATCAAACATACCAAGACGTCTGGCACTTACACCATCTTCATCGAAATCTTCGCTTACAACAAACGATTCTTTGCCATCACCATTAATCCCCATTGTAAAGACACCAAGAGCTGAAATCCAACTGGAAACAAAAGTTAGTAGTAGATCGTGCTTAGTACGACAGAAGTCCGGAATTATTTTCGCATTTCGTCAGAGAAAATCAATTTCACAAATGGATTTTAGACATGTACAACGTCAAATGAACAACATTTCAATTTCTACATCCCCAAAGCATCTCAGTAAAGACTCTGTTGGGAATAGCAAAGCTCTATTACCAGCAGACACGAGTGGAGAAAATATGACTGTATCTTATCCCAAAAATTCATTTGTTCATAAATTGTATAATCAGGACAACTTCTATTTGACAAGGCCTGGACGTGATCCCCAAATGGCAGGCATGAGAATATTTGCTACAATTATGTTAAATGCCTGGCGCAAGAGACGTGATGAAGTTAAACATTTAATGGAAGAAGTAGCGGATTTGAAACGTAGT tctataaaAGCCAAAAATCAACTTCATGTCTTTAACACACTCTTTCGAGTCGAGCAGAAACGCAACGATGAACTCAATTGTCAATTGAAAAGATCATTGGATGATATAAATCTTACAAAATCCTCATGCGAAAGTTTGACAACATCTTTGATCAGCCTTAAGGCCGATAAAGCACTGCTtgaacaacaactacaaattaAGGAGCAAGAATTCGAAAGCCTCAATACCTTACTAACACAAACGAAGTCAGATCTCTACAAAAGTATGACTATTCAAAGAGAACTTCAAGCCTCATTATCCATGGAGCAGcgtaaaatacaaacattagAAAATCAAAAGAATGAACTGATCAATGAG attTGCGAATTAAACAGTGAAGCGTTGCAAAAAGAAGAGGGACTGCGTAGTGAAATTCAAGAGAAAAGTAATGAATTCtccaaactaaaaaataaactcaatGAAGCACAAGagcaatttaaaattcttaaaaa AACCAAAGACCAAGAGTTAAGCGAAGGAAAAAACCGAGAGGATCGATTGAAACAAGATCTAGAAACATTAGAAAAcgaattaaaaataatgcaaaCATGTTTGGAGGCAACATTTGGAAATCGCCTTAAGAGTTGTTGGAACCAATCGGTAACATATCAAAAGATCACGTTACAAATGTTACATTGGTTGGCGTATTATCTTTTGCCAGCAACGCCTCCTCCCAAAGTGACAGCCTTACCTTTAGGTCTATCTTTTGATAAGGCTCTAAGCATTGTCAAGCGATAA
- the LOC124421430 gene encoding uncharacterized protein LOC124421430 — protein MSPHKCFKKSNYFSAIFLKSKLEIQTRPNSSEFLEKLERREKMLLNNTTFLASLYLDPRLQCILSKDPLKVMCARTHLKELIVRILRLEKQINNNQFEDLPSTSKEALGSSPDVFPSSVNFCDTSQPRESLLGQYLNTLIVDREQENEENDNDDEKKLSMKSIIFLHVLCRLISPFLSSGKQKKNTLPLLIQIGNNCTVCSCNTG, from the exons ATGTCGCCACACAAATGCTTCAAGAAGAGCAACTATTTTTCagcgatttttttaaaatcgaaGCTTGAAATTCAGACAAGGCCCAATAGTtctgaatttttagaaaaattagaacGGCGTGAGAAAATGCTGCTAAATAACACAACTTTTCTCGCATCTTTATATTTGGATCCACGTCTTCAGTGCATTTTATCGAAGGATCCTTTAAAAGTAATGTGTGCTCGAACCCATCTTAAAGAACTGATCGTTCGGATTTTGAGGTTGGAAAAGCAA ATAAATAATAACCAATTCGAAGATCTACCCTCGACAAGCAAGGAAGCTTTAGGATCTTCACCAGATGTTTTCCCATCTTCGGTGAATTTTTGCGATACATCTCAACCCCGAGAATCGCTTTTGGGACAGTATTTGAACACCTTAATTGTAGATAGGGAGCAAGAAAACGAAGAAAATGACAATGATGatgaaaaaaagctttctatGAAATCGATAATTTTTCTCCACGTCCTTTGTCGATTGATAAGTCCCTTTTTGAGTTCTgggaagcaaaaaaaaaatacattacccCTTCTTATACAAATTGGCAATAACTGTACAGTGTGTTCCTGCAACACAGGTTAG
- the LOC111676869 gene encoding putative transcription factor p65 homolog isoform X2 — protein sequence MYQNPANNNILVGGGGAGGGVTSNNPNAQIMDPIQQQQQQQQNINFNGMQPQQQQPSNNNKNVRKKPYVKITEQPAGKALRFRYECEGRSAGSIPGVNSTPENKTYPTIEIVGYKGRAVVVVSCVTKDQPYRPHPHNLVGKEGCKKGVCTLEINSETMRAVFSNLGIQCVKKKDIEAALKAREEIRVDPFKTGFAHRFQPSSIDLNSVRLCFQVFMESDQKGRFTQPLPPVVSEPIYDKKAMSDLVICRLCSCSATVLGNTQIILLCEKVAKEDISVRFYEENNGKTIWEAYGEFQHTDVHKQTAIAFKTPRYRKIEITEPAKVFIQLKRPSDGVTSEPLPFEYVPLDSDPAHLRRKRQKTNGDPVHLLLQQQQNQHQNDHQDGRQANMSCWNASNIPAIKTEPRDTSPQPFGMYRAPPELTPSPQPLSPSSAYTHNTPSPYSIASSVGGATQGNQQLISPNQQYNATNPGPGGGNNVNPNAAPPMDIGDYNAFGQQTQQQQQQQYHGNNFGSAGATHWETKFNPAAATANNNLSNLNNTNTFTMHNLLTPANAAGGPGNGTSAAGGGWNLTPNHFHPHQHHLQQQQQQQQQQQYQQHQTGNEAVATNNNGGLANTAVTNANNGTNTNNNNNNEHGLSNLLTFDSEQLVRINSEDQQMLRLNSEDLQISNLSIST from the exons ATGTATCAAAATCCTGccaataataacattttagttgGAGGAGGAGGAGCCGGTGGCGGTGTGACATCTAATAATCCAAACGCTCAAATTATGGATCCAattcaacagcagcagcaacaacaacagaatattaattttaatggaatgcaaccacaacagcaacaaccctcaaataacaacaaaaatgtacgCAAGAAGCCCTACGTAAAAATAACGGAACAGCCGGCAGGCAAAGCTTTGAGGTTCCGTTACGAATGTGAAGGGCGTTCAGCTGGTTCTATACCAGGTGTTAATTCTACAccagaaaacaaaacatatcCCACCATTGAAATTGTAGGCTATAAAGGGCGTGCCGTAGTTGTTGTATCATGTGTCACCAAAGATCAACCCTATAG accTCATCCACATAATCTAGTCGGCAAGGAGGGTTGTAAGAAGGGTGTGTGTACGCTTGAAATCAACTCAGAAACAATGAGAGCCGTGTTTAGTAATTTGGGTATACAGTGCGTCAAAAAGAAAGACATAGAGGCAGCGCTTAAAGCTCGTGAAGAAATTCGCGTAGATCcattcaaaa ccGGATTTGCGCATCGGTTTCAACCCTCTAGTATTGACTTGAATTCAGTTAGGTTGTGTTTCCAAGTGTTCATGGAGAGCGATCAGAAGGGTCGTTTTACACAACCACTGCCGCCAGTGGTCTCTGAACCAATTTACGACAAGAAGGCCATGTCTGATTTGGTCATTTGTCGACTATGTAGTTGTTCCGCCACAGTGCTGGGCAACACACAGATCATTTTGTTATGCGAAAAAGTAGCCAAAGAAGATATTTCCGTACgtttttatgaagaaaataatGGCAAAACGATATGGGAGGCATATGGAGAATTTCAACATACCGATGTACACAAACAGACTGCCATAGCATTTAAAACGCCGAGATATCGCAAAATTGAAATAACAGAACCCGCGAAG GTGTTTATACAACTGAAGCGACCATCGGATGGTGTTACGAGTGAACCACTTCCATTTGAATATGTACCCTTGGATTCAG ATCCCGCGCATTTGAGACGTAAACGTCAAAAAACTAACGGTGATCCAGTACATTTGttactacaacaacagcaaaatcaACACCAAAATGATCACCAAGATGGTC GCCAAGCGAATATGTCTTGCTGGAATGCTTCAAATATACCTGCGATTAAAACGGAACCAAGAG ATACATCACCCCAGCCATTTGGAATGTATCGAGCTCCACCAGAACTAACACCATCGCCCCAACCATTGTCACCATCCAGCGCATATACTCACAATACACCATCGCCCTACAGCATTGCCTCGTCGGTCGGCGGGGCAACTCAGGGTAATCAACAATTGATTTCGCCAAACCAACAGTACAATGCTACCAATCCAGGCCCCGGCGGCGGCAATAATGTCAATCCAAATGCTGCACCACCGATGGATATTGGTGATTATAATGCTTTTGGCCAACAGacgcaacaacagcagcaacaacaatatcatgGCAATAATTTTGGGAGCGCAGGCGCAACCCATTGGGAGACAAAATTTAATCCAGCAGCTGCGACTGCAAACAATAACCTGAGCAATCTcaacaatacaaatacattcacCATGCACAATCTGTTGACGCCCGCCAATGCAGCTGGTGGGCCTGGAAATGGTACAAGTGCTGCCGGAGGTGGCTGGAACTTAACTCCCAATCATTTT CATCCTCATCAACATCAcctgcaacagcagcagcaacaacaacagcagcagcaatatcAACAGCATCAAACAGGAAATGAAGCTGTGGCAACTAATAATAATGGCGGTCTTGCCAATACAGCGGTGACAAATGCTAACAACGGCACTAataccaataacaacaacaataatgaacATGGTCTCAGTAATCTTCTAACCTTTGACAGCGAGCAATTAGTTCGCATCAATTCCGAGGATCAACAAATGTTGCGACTTAACTCAGAAGACCTTCAGATTTCAAATCTGTCAATATCAACATAG
- the LOC111676869 gene encoding embryonic polarity protein dorsal isoform X1: MYQNPANNNILVGGGGAGGGVTSNNPNAQIMDPIQQQQQQQQNINFNGMQPQQQQPSNNNKNVRKKPYVKITEQPAGKALRFRYECEGRSAGSIPGVNSTPENKTYPTIEIVGYKGRAVVVVSCVTKDQPYRPHPHNLVGKEGCKKGVCTLEINSETMRAVFSNLGIQCVKKKDIEAALKAREEIRVDPFKTGFAHRFQPSSIDLNSVRLCFQVFMESDQKGRFTQPLPPVVSEPIYDKKAMSDLVICRLCSCSATVLGNTQIILLCEKVAKEDISVRFYEENNGKTIWEAYGEFQHTDVHKQTAIAFKTPRYRKIEITEPAKVFIQLKRPSDGVTSEPLPFEYVPLDSGRKRFLDLRRNLKRKPDLDIFQEILASEIKEQEPISNEKMEVIDLNTPIAEELPASQSQQSQGDTVLTPTSTNTTNVDDEEAKRRSQQEIDTIIDEKMRELEQQQHLQTPQDQCDSLQEVVELLNASQQHPQEGNQHSVMDTNEKITEWMNSNEMQELENPTINESMETNTTSSTTTGTTQVAANDSDDKTLSDLLEQVAELDDIYSDHVIRRDTYNSTLINELNGMDSCVPATDGTLVDGGQTAMEVEESFDDAATYSSLQIAFKNPISIPMEDIMPPTPPASNLQADFENDHYDPIEVRSSPASATSSPPAPVVNIQKPDILAQSQPQLQTPPRPAPPKINSPHMHVTAAEEEKLPPLPPKRLRKQDSNAENRSIEANIGGTLDRKSRQQTPIIIMKTPDQSPPTKRLPQKPGAGNSSTLPKQKKPGFFSKLFSRRKSKSDLSQAGDQTAGSKAGSKAASPTVSREPSIGHFNLNDSNRASMRSIKSLQPISLPNSPEKKVQKVGKPVGRSVSSVSGKRPAHLNANVIHIPLKGDSVSSLPHQEEYSHASTLTLSNTLDRKTVSALQLADIPICDGNMELVAITDRQSLRNLCEGEFNVQLDPNVDLTEAEHFALYTSIPPQATVSEFDETSAYYAPVDAGEILTPEEVAERLVAANRIN; encoded by the exons ATGTATCAAAATCCTGccaataataacattttagttgGAGGAGGAGGAGCCGGTGGCGGTGTGACATCTAATAATCCAAACGCTCAAATTATGGATCCAattcaacagcagcagcaacaacaacagaatattaattttaatggaatgcaaccacaacagcaacaaccctcaaataacaacaaaaatgtacgCAAGAAGCCCTACGTAAAAATAACGGAACAGCCGGCAGGCAAAGCTTTGAGGTTCCGTTACGAATGTGAAGGGCGTTCAGCTGGTTCTATACCAGGTGTTAATTCTACAccagaaaacaaaacatatcCCACCATTGAAATTGTAGGCTATAAAGGGCGTGCCGTAGTTGTTGTATCATGTGTCACCAAAGATCAACCCTATAG accTCATCCACATAATCTAGTCGGCAAGGAGGGTTGTAAGAAGGGTGTGTGTACGCTTGAAATCAACTCAGAAACAATGAGAGCCGTGTTTAGTAATTTGGGTATACAGTGCGTCAAAAAGAAAGACATAGAGGCAGCGCTTAAAGCTCGTGAAGAAATTCGCGTAGATCcattcaaaa ccGGATTTGCGCATCGGTTTCAACCCTCTAGTATTGACTTGAATTCAGTTAGGTTGTGTTTCCAAGTGTTCATGGAGAGCGATCAGAAGGGTCGTTTTACACAACCACTGCCGCCAGTGGTCTCTGAACCAATTTACGACAAGAAGGCCATGTCTGATTTGGTCATTTGTCGACTATGTAGTTGTTCCGCCACAGTGCTGGGCAACACACAGATCATTTTGTTATGCGAAAAAGTAGCCAAAGAAGATATTTCCGTACgtttttatgaagaaaataatGGCAAAACGATATGGGAGGCATATGGAGAATTTCAACATACCGATGTACACAAACAGACTGCCATAGCATTTAAAACGCCGAGATATCGCAAAATTGAAATAACAGAACCCGCGAAG GTGTTTATACAACTGAAGCGACCATCGGATGGTGTTACGAGTGAACCACTTCCATTTGAATATGTACCCTTGGATTCAGGTAGGAAACGATTTTTGGATCTTCGTCGGAACCTCAAGAGGAAACCCGACTTAGATATTTTCCAAGAAATTCTTGCTAGCGAGATAAAGGAACAAGAACCAATTTCCAATGAAAAAATGGAGGTGATTGACTTAAATACTCCAATCGCTGAGGAATTGCCAGCATCTCAATCTCAACAATCTCAAGGCGACACTGTACTGACACCGACATCTACGAACACAACGAACGTCGACGACGAAGAAGCCAAACGACGCAGTCAACAAGAAATTGATACAATTATTGATGAGAAAATGCGTGAACTTGAGCAACAGCAGCATCTACAAACACCTCAAGATCAATGCGATTCCTTGCAAGAAGTGGTGGAACTATTAAATGCTAGTCAACAGCACCCACAAGAGGGAAATCAACATTCAGTAATGGATACTAATGAAAAAATTACAGAATGGATGAATTCAAATGAAATGCAAGAGTTGGAAAATCCAACTATTAATGAATCAATGGAAACCAACACCACTTCATCTACTACTACTGGAACGACTCAGGTGGCCGCCAATGATTCAGATGATAAGACACTAAGTGACCTGCTGGAACAGGTTGCCGAATTGGATGATATATATTCTGACCATGTCATACGCCGCGATACCTATAATAGTACATTGATCAATGAGTTAAATGGCATGGATTCGTGTGTCCCAGCAACTGATGGCACCCTAGTAGATGGGGGCCAAACCGCAATGGAGGTAGAAGAGAGTTTCGATGATGCTGCAACTTATAGTAGTTTAcaaattgcttttaaaaatcCTATTTCCATACCAATGGAAGATATTATGCCACCTACACCACCAGCTTCTAATTTACAGGCTGATTTTGAAAATGATCACTACGATCCAATAGAAGTTAGATCTAGTCCAGCATCAGCAACCTCTTCACCTCCAGCACCCGTAGTCAATATTCAAAAACCCGATATTTTAGCTCAATCTCAACCACAATTACAAACGCCACCCAGACCAGCACCCCCAAAAATCAATTCACCTCATATGCATGTTACGGCCGCCGAAGAAGAGAAATTACCACCTCTACCACCAAAACGCCTACGCAAACAAGATAGCAATGCTGAAAATCGCTCAATTGAAGCGAATATTGGCGGCACTTTAGATCGTAAATCACGCCAACAAACTCCTATTATAATTATGAAAACGCCAGATCAGTCTCCACCTACTAAACGTCTGCCACAAAAACCTGGTGCTGGTAATTCCAGCACCTTGCCGAAACAAAAGAAACCGGGCTTCTTTTCCAAATTATTTTCACGACGTAAAAGCAAATCTGATCTTAGCCAAGCTGGTGACCAAACAGCTGGTTCAAAGGCCGGATCCAAAGCAGCTAGTCCAACTGTGAGCCGAGAACCCAGCATTGGTCATTTCAATTTGAATGATTCTAATCGTGCATCTATGCGATCAATCAAGTCCTTACAGCCCATATCCTTGCCAAACTCTCCCGAGAAAAAGGTCCAAAAAGTGGGCAAACCGGTGGGTCGTAGTGTTAGTAGTGTTTCGGGAAAGCGTCCAGCTCACTTAAATGCCAATGTCATACACATTCCCCTTAAGGGTGACAGCGTCAGTAGTTTGCCTCATCAAGAGGAATATTCCCATGCCAGTACTCTAACACTCAGCAACACATTAGATCGCAAGACAGTATCGGCTCTTCAACTAGCTGACATACCGATTTGTGATGGCAATATGGAATTGGTGGCCATAACAGATCGACAAAGTTTGCGAAATTTATGTGAGGGCGAATTTAATGTCCAACTTGATCCCAATGTCGATTTAACAGAGGCTGAACATTTTGCCTTGTACACTAGCATACCTCCTCAAGCAACAGTCAGTGAATTTGATGAGACCTCCGCATACTATGCTCCAGTTGATGCTGGCGAAATTTTAACGCCCGAAGAGGTGGCAGAACGTTTAGTAGCTGCGAATcgcataaattaa